A single genomic interval of Fibrobacter sp. UWB4 harbors:
- a CDS encoding Coenzyme F420 hydrogenase/dehydrogenase, beta subunit C-terminal domain: protein MINNAKKDCCGCGACKEVCAKNAISLVADNEGFWYPKVDSSLCVNCGLCEKVCPSLTPQESKLDKASIFGCKNLNEDEQINSASGGIFPVIAKNVLERKGVVFGAAFSKDWMVEHKYIQLESELDLLCRSKYVQSNASVSFPIVKDFLQKGTLVLFTGTPCQCLGLKNYLRKDYSNLILVDIICHGVPSPMVWNRYLNEMSTKYGSCVDDIEEIRFKMKDGHRFHWKHPGFLIKWSNGKELRVFSNETSYENGFLSNLFTRPSCANCKMKSLATVSDLTIGDFWGAEIVAPKFMDKNGLSVVFANSARGRDLFDELKTKLSILPLQKECAVRHNARIVNPIKMHRNRNRFFEMILHHSIDESVNECLKMSFMEMVRKKISTFKHMLKMAILK, encoded by the coding sequence ATGATTAACAATGCTAAGAAAGATTGTTGCGGTTGTGGCGCATGCAAAGAGGTGTGTGCTAAAAATGCCATATCCTTAGTTGCTGATAACGAAGGCTTTTGGTATCCTAAAGTAGATTCTAGTTTATGTGTGAACTGTGGCTTGTGTGAAAAAGTTTGTCCTTCGTTAACGCCTCAAGAGAGTAAACTAGATAAAGCTAGTATATTTGGATGTAAAAATTTAAATGAAGATGAACAGATAAATAGTGCTTCGGGAGGAATTTTTCCTGTTATAGCAAAAAATGTCCTAGAAAGAAAAGGGGTAGTTTTTGGTGCCGCTTTTTCGAAAGACTGGATGGTCGAGCATAAGTATATTCAGTTGGAATCTGAATTAGATTTGTTGTGCAGGTCAAAATATGTTCAAAGTAATGCTTCTGTTTCATTTCCTATAGTAAAAGACTTTTTGCAGAAAGGAACCTTGGTTCTTTTTACTGGTACTCCATGCCAGTGTCTGGGCTTAAAAAATTATCTACGCAAGGATTATTCGAATCTTATTCTTGTGGATATTATTTGTCATGGGGTTCCAAGTCCTATGGTTTGGAATCGTTATCTTAATGAAATGTCTACAAAATATGGTAGTTGTGTTGACGATATAGAAGAAATTCGTTTTAAAATGAAGGATGGACATAGATTCCATTGGAAACATCCTGGTTTTTTAATAAAGTGGTCAAATGGTAAAGAGCTTAGAGTTTTTTCAAACGAAACAAGCTATGAGAATGGGTTTTTATCGAATTTGTTTACTCGACCATCTTGTGCGAACTGTAAAATGAAGTCCTTAGCAACAGTTTCGGATTTGACAATTGGAGATTTTTGGGGTGCTGAAATTGTTGCTCCGAAATTTATGGATAAAAATGGATTGTCTGTTGTCTTTGCTAATTCGGCGAGAGGACGTGATTTGTTTGACGAATTAAAAACAAAACTGTCTATTTTGCCATTGCAAAAGGAGTGCGCAGTTCGTCATAACGCTAGAATCGTAAATCCCATAAAGATGCATAGAAATAGAAACCGTTTTTTTGAAATGATTTTGCATCATTCTATTGATGAAAGTGTTAATGAATGCTTGAAAATGTCTTTTATGGAAATGGTAAGAAAAAAAATTAGTACGTTTAAACATATGTTGAAAATGGCTATTTTGAAATAA
- a CDS encoding lipopolysaccharide biosynthesis protein: protein MPEKIGNNKRVLKNTVFLYVRMLITVFVSLYTSRVVLQYLGVVDFGILNVVGGVVSMFSFITSTMTNASTRFFSYALGKGDKEDLAATFKTTMSIYVLLIVIILVIAETIGLWFVWNKLNIPPERHSAAMLVYQISLMIFCCGMLRIPYNSSIIAHERMSFYAYTSIIEVSLKLAIVFMLMVAPFDKLVFYNFMFFLVSLGITFWYVFFCRKFEECKFGFNRDKEKFKSIFSFAGWNFTSNMGDVAIDQGINVLINIFFGPAINAARGIAFQIKGQVASFCTNFQIAAGPQITKYYAAGDLDNMNRLVLQSSKISFYLMFLVSVPTFVGMEMVLQLWLKEVPDYALILTRLVLVNIVVNSLGGTMNIAIQASGKIKKYVLALTAGKFFTFAVALVAFKFFEGSPEYSVYCTILYACISIFIQCVNYRLVSNNSILLYLREVLGKAIVVAFLSIALVYVLYARIYDAANYLSILLLIVYSFVVSTIVCCCFGFNKDERQKVLTIILGKLKK from the coding sequence ATGCCTGAAAAAATCGGAAATAACAAGCGCGTTTTGAAAAATACAGTTTTTCTGTATGTCCGTATGTTGATTACGGTGTTTGTTTCGCTTTATACGTCGCGTGTTGTTTTACAGTATTTGGGTGTTGTTGATTTTGGCATTTTGAATGTTGTTGGTGGAGTTGTTTCGATGTTTAGCTTTATTACATCGACAATGACAAATGCATCGACAAGATTTTTTTCTTATGCGCTTGGGAAAGGGGATAAAGAAGACCTCGCTGCAACATTTAAAACAACGATGTCTATTTATGTATTGCTCATTGTGATAATACTCGTAATTGCAGAGACTATAGGACTCTGGTTTGTTTGGAATAAGTTGAATATTCCTCCAGAACGACATTCGGCTGCAATGCTTGTATATCAAATTTCGCTAATGATTTTTTGCTGTGGAATGCTAAGAATCCCGTATAATTCATCAATCATTGCACATGAACGAATGAGCTTTTATGCATATACTAGTATCATTGAGGTCTCTTTGAAATTGGCGATTGTATTCATGCTTATGGTCGCCCCGTTCGATAAGTTGGTCTTCTACAACTTTATGTTCTTTTTGGTGTCTTTAGGAATAACATTCTGGTATGTGTTCTTCTGTAGAAAGTTTGAGGAATGCAAGTTTGGTTTTAATCGGGACAAGGAAAAGTTCAAGTCGATCTTTAGCTTTGCCGGGTGGAATTTTACATCCAATATGGGTGATGTCGCTATAGACCAGGGAATTAATGTCCTAATCAATATTTTCTTTGGTCCTGCGATAAATGCTGCGAGAGGAATTGCGTTCCAAATTAAGGGACAGGTGGCTTCTTTTTGTACGAATTTCCAGATTGCTGCAGGACCGCAGATTACGAAGTATTATGCTGCTGGCGATTTGGATAATATGAATAGACTGGTTCTTCAGTCTTCTAAGATTTCATTTTATTTGATGTTCCTAGTTTCTGTTCCTACTTTTGTTGGAATGGAAATGGTTTTACAATTATGGTTAAAAGAAGTGCCTGATTACGCTCTGATTTTGACTCGATTGGTGTTGGTGAACATTGTTGTAAACTCTCTCGGTGGAACGATGAATATTGCTATCCAGGCTTCCGGAAAAATAAAAAAATATGTTTTGGCATTAACTGCAGGAAAATTCTTTACATTTGCTGTGGCTCTTGTTGCATTTAAATTTTTTGAAGGATCTCCTGAATATTCTGTTTATTGTACCATTCTGTATGCTTGCATAAGTATTTTTATACAATGTGTCAACTATAGATTGGTTTCAAATAATTCAATTTTGCTCTACTTAAGAGAAGTTTTAGGGAAGGCTATAGTTGTTGCATTTTTGTCAATTGCTCTTGTTTATGTGTTGTATGCCAGAATTTATGATGCCGCGAATTATTTGTCGATATTATTGTTGATTGTATATTCGTTTGTTGTATCAACGATTGTTTGTTGTTGCTTTGGATTTAACAAAGACGAACGGCAGAAAGTTTTAACAATCATTCTTGGGAAATTAAAAAAATGA
- the gmd gene encoding GDP-mannose 4,6-dehydratase, translating to MDKRNVALITGVTGQDGSYLSEFLLAKGYEVHGIIRRSSVDYRERIAHLEGRPNFHLHYADMGDSMSLVKVVGKVQPTEIYNLAAQSHVQVSFDSPEFTADVDATGVLRVLEAVRTNHLEKTCRIYQASTSELYGKVEEVPQNENTPFHPYSPYAVAKLYGFWIIKEYREAYNMFCCSGILFNHESERRGETFVTRKITLAAARIAQGKQDCLYLGNLDSLRDWGYAKDYVECMWLILQHDKPEDFVIATGVQHTVREFATLAFHHAGIELRWEGEGVNEKGINIATGKTVVAVSEDFYRPTDVVNLWGDPTKARAELGWNPQKTTFEELVKLMVESDMRKVAADDAASRVRTNLAEYLEKGLVK from the coding sequence ATGGATAAGCGTAACGTAGCACTCATCACAGGCGTCACCGGTCAGGACGGCTCCTACCTTTCTGAATTTCTCCTCGCCAAGGGCTATGAAGTCCACGGCATCATTCGCCGCTCTTCGGTGGACTACCGTGAACGCATCGCCCACCTCGAAGGCAGGCCGAATTTCCACCTGCACTACGCCGACATGGGCGACTCCATGAGCCTCGTGAAGGTTGTGGGCAAGGTCCAGCCGACTGAAATCTATAACCTCGCGGCCCAGAGCCATGTGCAGGTCTCGTTCGACTCCCCGGAATTCACTGCCGACGTTGATGCTACAGGCGTCCTCCGAGTGCTTGAAGCTGTGCGTACCAACCACCTCGAAAAGACCTGCCGTATTTATCAGGCTTCGACAAGCGAACTCTACGGCAAGGTCGAAGAAGTCCCGCAGAACGAGAATACCCCGTTCCACCCGTACAGCCCGTACGCAGTCGCTAAGCTTTACGGCTTCTGGATCATCAAGGAATACCGCGAAGCCTATAATATGTTCTGCTGCTCCGGCATTCTTTTTAACCACGAATCCGAACGTCGTGGCGAAACCTTCGTGACCCGCAAGATTACGCTCGCCGCAGCCCGCATTGCCCAGGGAAAGCAGGACTGCCTGTACCTCGGCAACCTCGACAGCCTTCGCGACTGGGGCTACGCCAAGGACTACGTGGAATGCATGTGGCTCATTTTGCAGCACGACAAGCCCGAAGACTTCGTTATCGCGACCGGCGTTCAGCACACCGTCCGTGAATTTGCGACGCTCGCGTTCCACCATGCAGGCATTGAACTCCGCTGGGAAGGCGAAGGCGTGAACGAAAAGGGAATCAATATTGCTACCGGCAAGACCGTCGTTGCTGTGTCCGAAGATTTCTACCGCCCGACCGACGTGGTGAACCTCTGGGGCGACCCGACCAAGGCGAGGGCCGAACTCGGCTGGAACCCGCAAAAGACGACGTTCGAAGAACTCGTGAAGCTCATGGTCGAAAGCGACATGCGCAAGGTTGCCGCCGACGATGCCGCAAGCCGCGTCCGCACGAACCTGGCCGAATACCTCGAAAAGGGCCTGGTGAAGTAA